A genomic stretch from Falco cherrug isolate bFalChe1 chromosome 3, bFalChe1.pri, whole genome shotgun sequence includes:
- the SF3A3 gene encoding splicing factor 3A subunit 3 has protein sequence METILEQQRRYHEERERLMDVMVKEMLTKKSTLRDQINSDHRTRAMQDRYMEVSGNLRDLYDDKDGLRKEELSAISGPNEFAEFYNRLKQIKEFHRKHPNEICVPMSVEFEELLKARDNPSEEAQNLVEFTDEEGYGRYLDLHDCYLKYINLKSSEKLDYITYLSTFDQLFDIPKERKNAEYKRYLEMLLEYLQDYTDRVKPLLDQNELFGKIQTEFEKKWENGTFPGWPKETSSALTHAGAHLDLSAFSSWEELASLGLDRLKSALLALGLKCGGTLEERAQRLFSTKGKSLEALDPSLFAKNPKTKGSKRDTERNKDLAFLEAQIYEYVEVLGEQRHLTHENVQRKQARTGEEREEEEEEQISESESEDEENEIIYNPKNLPLGWDGKPIPYWLYKLHGLNINYNCEICGNYTYRGPKAFQRHFAEWRHAHGMRCLGIPNTAHFANVTQIEDAVSLWAKLKQQKASERWQPDTEEEYEDSSGNVVNKKTYEDLKRQGLL, from the exons aTGGAGACGATCCTGGAGCAGCAGCGGCGTTATCACGAGGAGCGGGAGCGGCTCATGGACGTGATGGTGAAGGAGATGCTCACCAAGAAGTCTACG ctccGCGACCAGATCAACTCGGACCACCGGACACGGGCCATGCAGGAC aggTACATGGAGGTGAGCGGCAACCTGAGAGACCTGTACGACGACAAGGACGG CTTACGGAAGGAAGAACTCAGTGCCATTTCAGGGCCAAATGAATTTGCAGAATTCTACAACAGATTGAAACAAATTAAGGAATTTCACCGGAAGCACCCAAATGAG ATCTGTGTTCCGATGTCAGTGGAGTTTGAGGAACTGTTGAAGGCCAGAGATAACCCGAGTGAAGAAGCTCAAA ATCTGGTGGAGTTCACAGACGAAGAAGGATATGGACGATACTTAGATCTGCATGACTGTTACCTCAAGTACATTAATCTAAAATCGTCAGAG AAATTGGATTATATCACTTACTTATCCACATTTGACCAACTCTTTGATATTcccaaggagagaaaaaatgctgaatataAGAG GTACCTTGAAATGCTTCTTGAGTACCTGCAGGATTACACCGATCGTGTGAAACCGTTACTGGACCAGAATGAACTTTTTGGGAAAATTCAAACTGAGTTTGAGAAGAAGTGGGAAAACGGAACGTTCCCTGGCTGGCCG AAAGAGACCAGCAGTGCTCTCACTCACGCTGGAGCCCACCTGGACCTCTCAGCATTTTCCTCTTGGGAG GAATTGGCCTCCCTGGGACTGGACAGGTTAAAATCAGCTTTACTGGCCCTGGGACTAAAATGTGGCGG TACTCTGGAAGAGCGTGCTCAGAGACTTTTTAGCACTAAAGGCAAATCCCTAGAAGCACTTGATCCTTCCTTGTTTGCTAAGAATCCAAAgacaaaaggaagcaaaag AgacactgaaagaaataaagatctTGCGTTCCTGGAAGCTCAGATTTATGAGTATGTAGAAGTTCTTGGG GAACAGAGACACCTTACTCACGAGAACGTGCAGCGTAAGCAAGCACGGACAGGGGAAgagcgggaggaggaggaagaagagcagaTCAGTGAGAGTGAGagtgaagatgaagaaaatgaaataatttataatcCTAAAAACCTGCCTCTTGGTTGGGATGGCAAG CCAATCCCATACTGGTTGTATAAATTACATGGTTTAAACATCAACTACAATTGTGAGATTTGTGGTAACTACACCTACCGAGGGCCCAAAGCTTTCCAGCGTCACTTTGCA GAGTGGCGACACGCTCACGGAATGAGATGCCTGGGCATTCCCAACACTGCGCATTTTGCCAACGTCACACAGATTGAGGATGCAGTGTCCT TGTGGgcaaaactgaaacaacagAAGGCTTCGGAGAGATGGCAGCCTGATACAGAG GAGGAATACGAGGATTCCAGTGGGAACGTCGTGAATAAGAAGACCTATGAAGACCTGAAACGTCAAGGGTTGCTGTAG